CCGTTGCAATTTTGGTCCTATTCTTGGTTATTTTAATTGTCAAGATGATGAAAACTGTGGATGAAATCAATCGGACAATTGGCGTTGTGACACAAGATGCAGATGTGTTGCTTAAACAGGCAGATACACTAATGGGAAAAACTAATACGCTACTAGAAGATATCAACGGTAAAGTTGCAACGATTGATCCGCTTTTTACTGCTGTTGCGGAGTTATCTGACAGCGTTTCCCGACTGAATCATACAGGTAACACATTTGCAACACGTATGAAGAGTACGGCTTCAAATGCTGGTAAGGCGACTGCGGTTGTCACTTTGGGGCGTGGCGCAAGTAAACTATTTACAAAAAGAAAAAAAAAAGCTGAAGAAAAAAAGAAATAACGCAATTAATCTAGAGTATAGTTGTTAAGTACAACTTTTTTGTTAAAACTAAGATAGTTGTGTTGACAGTATAAAGGAGAAAAATAATGGCTAAGAAAACAGGATTTTTAGTAGGTGCTATTTTAGGTGTCATTGGTGGCGCAGTAGCTGCATTAGCAACCGCACCTAAAGAAGGTAAAAAACTTCGAAAAGATGTAAAAGATTTCTATCAAGATTATAAGGAAGATCCTAAGGCAAAATTTGATGAGGTCAAAGATACTGCCCTTAATTTTTATGATGATAAATCTGGAAAAATTGTCGATTTTTCAACTGATAAATTCAATGAAATGAAAGAGAAGTTTGATAACGGTGAAATGTCTACTGATAAAGTTAAAGCATTTCTTGTTTCTAAAAAAGCAGAGATTAAAGCAAAAGTTGACTCTGGAGAATTATCAAAAGATACAGTGATGGAACTTTTAGCTGCTACAAAAGACAAGCTTTCGGATAAGGTTAACGAGTTTAAATCAGATGTGACTGTTGCTGATCTCGAAGAGGAGTTTGCGCTTGAACTAGACCAAGAAGATCTCATCGATAAAGCTGATGAAGCTGTGGATAAAGTATCAGATAAAGCAGTTGAGACGCTTGAAGCGGGCAAAGCCTTACTTAACAAATGAGCATATAAAAAACTGTCATGCGACAGTTTTTTATATGCAAGCAAAACAGCTTAATGAGAGACACGTTTACGAGCAGCCTTACGACGGTTTTCGTTTACAAACTCTTCTTTTTTGATCTCAGGGTCGATAATTGCTTTTTTGACTGCGAAGACACCTGCAGCAGTTGCCGCAACTGTTCCGATAACACCAGTGATGATACCTTTTCCAAATTTGTTCATGTCAAAATCCTCCTTATTAATATGCTATAATTTAATCATAACAAAAAAAAAGAAAAAAGTGAAAAATTTGATAAAAAATAAAGTGATTGTTATCGCTGGACCAACTGCGGTTGGCAAAACAGCCTTATCTATCGAGATTGCAAAAGCCTATGATGGGGAGATTATTAATGGTGATAGTCAACAAGTCTACCAAGATGTACATATTGGTACTGCTAAGGCGACTGAGGAGGAGCAGGAAGCAATTAAGCACCATTTAATCGATATTCGCGCCTTGTCAGAGACCTTCAGTGCGCATGACTTTGTAAGAGCAGCCAATCACGCGATAGCAGATGTGTTAGCAAGTGGCAAATTACCGATTATCGTTGGGGGAACAGGCCTATATCTTCAAAGTCTGATAGAAGGCTACCATCTTGGTGGTCAGGGAAATCATGAGGAGATGCGTGCACTGCGTCAAAAATTGGATTTACTATCTGATGAGGACTTGTTTGCACAGGTATCAAGCCATGGTATTGAGATTGTGCAACCCAACCGTCGTAGGGCAATCAGAGCACTAGAGTTAGTCACTTTTGGTGGTGATGCTGAGAATATCGTGTCAGATTACGAATTTATGATTATCGGACTAAACATGGATCGCAACGGCTTATATGAGCGTATTAATCAACGTGTTGATAAGATGATGGCTGTGGGGTTATTAACAGAAGCCAAGATGCTATATGACACGTTACCAGATGCTCAGGTTGCGCGAGCGATTGGCTATAAAGAGTTTTTCCCTTATTTTTCTGGTCAAGGTACACTAGAGGATGCGATTGAATTAGTGAAGCGGAATTCGAGACGTTATAGTAAGCGACAAATTACCTGGTTTAAAAATAGGATGGCAGTTGATTTTCTAGATGTATTTGCATCTGATTTTAAAGCACAAGCAAGCCAAAAAATAGAGAGGTTTTTAGATGATAGCAACTGAAATAGCAGCAGAAAAAGTCGTATTAGTCGGTGCAGAAACGTATGGTAATCGTGAGACATTTGATGTCTCCTTACTAGAATTAGCTAGTTTGGCAGAGACAGCGGGTGCAATTGTCCATGCAACCTTCACGCAAAAAAAAGAACGTTTGGATGGAAAATATGTCGTTGGGATAGGTAAGTTAGAAGAAATCAAGATAACGATCGAAGCTGATGATATTGATATGGTGATTTTTAATGAAAAATTGACACCTCGTCAGAATGTTAACTTGGAGACTTTTCTTGGGGTCAAAGTAATTGATCGGATGCAGTTGATTTTAGATATTTTTGCGCTTAGGGCGAGATCTCATGTTGGCATGCTCCAAGTTGAATTGGCCCAACTGAAGTATCTTTTACCCCGTTTATCAGGCAGTAAAGGGCTAGAACTTAGTCGTCAAGGTGGTGGTATAGGCGCGCGTGGTGCTGGTGAAAGTCAGCTAGAAACAGATCGCAGACATATTCGTCACCGTGTTGAAATAATCGAGTCTCAACTTAAGAGAGCTGAAAAAGTACAGGAAAATAGTCGTCAAAAAAGAAATGCATCATCAGTCTTTAAGCTAGGATTAATTGGCTATACAAATGCTGGGAAATCTTCTGTTTTCAATGCCTTGACCAATAAAATACAATATGAAAAAGATGAATTATTTGCGACATTAGATGCAACTACCAAAGAATTTTCACTAAAAGACGAATTTATGGTCACAATGACTGACACAGTCGGATTTATTCAGGATTTACCGACAGAGTTAGTTCAAGCCTTTAAATCGACACTAGCAGAATCTAAAAATGTGGATTTATTACTTCATATAGTAGATGCGTCAAATCCTGCTCATAGCTTACACGAAGATGTTGTGACGGATATTATGAGCTCATTAAAGATGTCGGATATTCCAGTTTTGACAGTTTACAATAAGCTCGATCTAGCTGAACATTTTTCACCAACAGTACTACCAAATGTCCAGATTTCTATAAAAAGTGAGACTGGCGTCGCTATACTAAGACAAGCGATAATCGATAAAATAAGTGAGCTGTTTGTGCCATTTGACTTAAGGATTCCTTTTAGTGAAGCTTATCGATTACCCATGATTAAAAAGATTGCCTTAGTTGATCAAATCATCGAGCTAGATGAAGAAGAAGTCTATGTTGTTTCGGGCAGTATTGCCCAAGCAGACAAATGGAGGATAGTATAAGATGAATTACGTTGAACTAGCCATAGAATCTGGTGGTTTTATGGCAATGGACCAGGTGTTTTTAAAAAATCGGTTAGCAACATTAACAACGGATAAAGAGAAATTAGCTTATATTATGCCACCAGCTAGTGTCATAAATGCTTATTTTTCTGAGATTTATCAAAAGCAAGGACCAGATGCGGCCATGGCTTATTTCTTGAGCTTATCGACGACTTTTGAAGGCTTCTCTGAGCTACCTAGCTTTGCCTTAGAGGGGAGTACAGCAGCACCGACACTCCGAATCATTCGCTTGAATCTACTAGGCAAATCATTTGGTTTAGTCTATAAAAATATTGATGGGACTGCACTTGTTTTTAGTGAACTCGCCGCAGAAAAATTGAATGATACACTTTTATTTGAAATTGCTAAACTATTTCCTGAGTATCTTGTGACAGCAACTGATAGTAATGTGACATTAGCTAAAGTATCATTTGAAGCTTTTAGTGCTGAGAAAGAGCTGACTGACTTAACAAGAAAAAGTGAGAATAAGACCTATACCAGAGTCACAACATTAAATATAGCAGACGGACTAGCCTGCTATGAGGTATTACTAAAAAATTGCGAAAAAACTGAAAAAATGATACAATTCAAGCATAGAGAATTTAACTTGTATTTAAGAAAGTAGGGAAAAAATGGCTGTTATGTTAATTATTTTATTTGTTATTATCATCTTGGTTTTAGCAAGTCTATCAAGTCTGTTTTTTGTTGTCAAACAGCAAAGTGTTGCGATTGTTGAGCGATTTGGTAAATTTACCTCATTAGCGCATTCAGGCTTTCATTTCAAAATGCCGTTTGGCATTGACCGTATTGCTGCTCGCGTGCAACTCCGCTTGCTTCAAAACGATATGAATGTTGAGACAAAAACGCAAGATAATGTCTTTGTACAGATGACAGTCGCGACGCAATACCGTGTAGATGAGCAAAATGTAACAGATGCTTACTACAAGCTAATGAATCCAGGCGAACAAATCAAGTCATATATCGAAGATGCCTTGCGTTCTAGTGTGCCCAAGTTAACACTAGATGAGTTGTTTGAGAAAAAAGATGAGATTGCACTTGAGGTACAACGTCAAGTTGCAGAAGAAATGTCAACTTATGGCTATATCATTGTTAAAACACTGATTACAAAAGTTGAACCAGATGCTGAAGTTAAGCAATCAATGAATGAAATTAATGCTGCACAAAGAAAACGTGTTGCAGCACAAGAATTAGCTAATGCTGATAAAATTAAAATCGTTACTGCTGCCGAAGCAGATGCAGAAAAAGATAGACTACATGGTGTTGGTATTGCTGAACAACGTAAAGCGATTGTTGATGGTCTAGCATTTTCAATCAAGGAGATGAAAGATACAGGAGTAGATATTTCAGAAGATCAAATCATGTCGATTCTGTTAACTAACCAATATCTTGATACCTTGAATCAATTTGCGATTAACGGTAATTCGTCAGTCTTCTTGCCAAGTCAACCAAATGGTATTGAGGATATTCGAACTCAAATTCTAACAGCACTTGCTGCTAAGGGTTAACCAATTATTGTATTAAATTAAAAACATTCTGAGTGGGATAGCCTACTCAGAATGTTTTTTGGTTATTATGCTGGCTCGCTGCAGACTAGCTGAAATAAGGGAATGTACCATGATTGCCTGATGATCAAGTTTTTTTGCCATTTTAGTAAAAATCTGTTAAACTAGAGTAGTTGTCAAACAAAAATTCCGTCCTTAGTGTAATGGATATCACGTAAGATTCCGGTTCTTGAGATGGGGGTTCGATTCCCTCAGGACGGATTTTTTTTCTTTTTATACACAATCTAATGTTAATTTGTGTATCTTTGCTTAGTGAGCGAAAGGAAATCATGGAAATTCAATTTTTGGGGACAGGTGCAGGACAGCCTGCTAAACAGCGCAATGTCACATCTATTGCATTGAAATTACTGGCAGAGCGAAATGAAATCTGGTTATTTGATTGTGGCGAAGCAACGCAACATCAGATTTTAGAGACCAGTATCAGGCCTAGAAAAATATCGAAAATTTTCATCACGCACATGCACGGAGATCATATTTTTGGTTTACCGGGTTTTTTATCGAGTCGAAGCTTTCAAACATCATCTTTAGAAGATCAGCAACAAGACTTGGATTTATATGGTCCTGTAGGCATTAAAAATTATGTGATGACCTCACTGAGATTATCAGGTAGTAAATTAGGCTATCGCATTAATTTCCATGAGCTAGATGCAACACATGCAGGAAAGATTTTTTCAGATGGCTCATTTGAGGTGCACATGTCACCTTTGGATCATACCATCTATTGTATGGGGTATCGCGTTGTGGAAAAAGATAAAAAAGGTGAGCTAGATGCGGCTGCTTTAAAAGCTGCAGGCGTTCCTTTTGGTCCTTTATTTGGTAAGATAAAGCAAGGTCAGGATATTGAAGTTTCGGGTAAACAGATTAAGGCAGCTGACTTCATCGGCCCTGATAAAAAAGGTCGTGTTGTGACGATACTAGGTGATACTAGGCAGACAGATAAAGCAGTTCGCTTAGCTATCGGCAGTGATTTACTAGTTCACGAAGCGACTTATGAGGCTAGCGAAGCTAAAGTTGCTAGAAATCATGGGCATTCAACAACTAAACAAGCAGCTGAAGTTGCCCAGCAAGCACAAGTTAAACGCTTGCTTTTGACACATATTTCAGCACGTTACGTTGGCCCATTGGTGAGTCAGTTACTACAAGAAACAAAACAGACCTTTAAAAATAGTTTTGTTGTTAAAGATTTATATGAAGAAACGATTTAATCATGAAGAATATGGTGATTACAGGTGCTAATGGAGACATTGCCCGGGAAATTGCAAGGCAAGTAAAAGGCTATAACTTAATTCTACTATCACGTGATAGTAGTAAATTATCCGGGATTTCTGATTACTTATATCAGGTTGACATATCGGATGAAGCAGCTTTAGTTGCAACTTGTAAGCAAATCAGCGCTAAATTTGGCAGCATCGATATCTTAATTAATAATGCTGGATATGGTGAGTTTAGAGAGTTTTTAGCTTATAGCTCAGATGAGATTCGCAAGCTTTTTGAGGTTAATGTCTTCGCATTAATGACGGTGACTAGGGCGTTTTTACCAGACATGATACACGAAAAAACTGGGAAAATCATCAATATCGCCTCAATCGCCAGTTATATGGCAACTGCCAAGTCGACAAGTTATGCTGCCAGTAAATTTGCCGTACGTGGCTTTTCAGATGCCTTACGTCAAGAAGTATTCGACGACAACATAAAAATACTCGTTGTGAATACGGGCCCAGTAGTAACCAAATTTCATCAGGCCAATCCAGGCTACTTAGCAAAAGTTGGTAGACATGCTGTTAGCACAAATTTTGTTGCTAAGAAAATCGTGGCCAATCTGGATACAAACAAGAGGGAATTGAACCTCCCTTGGCAACTTAACATCGCAAGATTATTTGCGACACTATTCCCAGTTTTAACGGAAAGCATGACACGGAGGTTTTTCAATTTAAAATGATCACACCTACCTATGATTGGCAGCTTAATTCAGATGAACCCACAGCTGAATTTATTAAGTTAGTCAAAAAACAAAAATTAGATACACTTACAGCCAAGATCCTTTGGAAACGGCAAATCAGAACAGCAGATGCCCTAACAAGCTTTTTGAATCCAACACTAGAAACCTTACATGATCCATTTTTGTTTTATAGCATGAGACGTGCTGTTGATAGGATTCGCCAAGCAATTGAGATGCAAGAAATCATCTTAATTTATGGTGACTATGATGCAGATGGGATGACAAGTGCGAGTATTATGAAAACAGCACTCGATGAGATAGGTGCTGAAAGCTTGGTTTATCTACCTAACCGGTTTACGGATGGATACGGACCGAATTTAGATGTCTACAAATACTTTATAGAGAATGAGGGTGTTGGCCTGATCATCACTGTTGATAACGGTGTTTCAGGCCATGCAGCGATAGCTTATGCTCAAGAAAATGGCTGTGATGTCATCATCACTGACCACCATTCTCTGCCTGATAACCTACCTGATGCGTATGCAATTATCCATCCGCAGCATCCAGATGGCCAATACCCATTCCCTGACTTGGCTGGGTGTGGTGTCGCTTTTAAAGTGGCATGTGCCTTACTAGAGTATATTCCGTCAGAAATGTTAGACCTGGTTGCCATTGGTACGATTGCTGACATGATGTCATTGACTGATGAAAATAGAACGCTGGTCAAATTTGGTCTGGAAATTCTAAAAAATACAGAGCGTGTTGGTCTAGAAGCCTTAATCAAGATTGCGGGTGTTGATAAGCATAGCTTGACTGAGGAATCTATCGGGTTTCAAATTGCGCCCAGACTAAATGCATTAGGTCGCCTAGATGATCCAAATCCTGCGATTGACTTATTGACAGGGTGGGATGAGGCAGAAACGCAGCAAATTGCTGAGATGATCGACCAAAAAAATCAAGAGCGTAAAGAGATTGTTGCCAATATGTTAGTAGAGGCAGAATCTCAGCTAGATGATAGTCCCGTACAGTTTATTT
The DNA window shown above is from Lactococcus paracarnosus and carries:
- the rnz gene encoding ribonuclease Z; the encoded protein is MEIQFLGTGAGQPAKQRNVTSIALKLLAERNEIWLFDCGEATQHQILETSIRPRKISKIFITHMHGDHIFGLPGFLSSRSFQTSSLEDQQQDLDLYGPVGIKNYVMTSLRLSGSKLGYRINFHELDATHAGKIFSDGSFEVHMSPLDHTIYCMGYRVVEKDKKGELDAAALKAAGVPFGPLFGKIKQGQDIEVSGKQIKAADFIGPDKKGRVVTILGDTRQTDKAVRLAIGSDLLVHEATYEASEAKVARNHGHSTTKQAAEVAQQAQVKRLLLTHISARYVGPLVSQLLQETKQTFKNSFVVKDLYEETI
- a CDS encoding DUF3042 family protein, which encodes MNKFGKGIITGVIGTVAATAAGVFAVKKAIIDPEIKKEEFVNENRRKAARKRVSH
- a CDS encoding SDR family NAD(P)-dependent oxidoreductase, whose protein sequence is MKNMVITGANGDIAREIARQVKGYNLILLSRDSSKLSGISDYLYQVDISDEAALVATCKQISAKFGSIDILINNAGYGEFREFLAYSSDEIRKLFEVNVFALMTVTRAFLPDMIHEKTGKIINIASIASYMATAKSTSYAASKFAVRGFSDALRQEVFDDNIKILVVNTGPVVTKFHQANPGYLAKVGRHAVSTNFVAKKIVANLDTNKRELNLPWQLNIARLFATLFPVLTESMTRRFFNLK
- the hflX gene encoding GTPase HflX, with amino-acid sequence MIATEIAAEKVVLVGAETYGNRETFDVSLLELASLAETAGAIVHATFTQKKERLDGKYVVGIGKLEEIKITIEADDIDMVIFNEKLTPRQNVNLETFLGVKVIDRMQLILDIFALRARSHVGMLQVELAQLKYLLPRLSGSKGLELSRQGGGIGARGAGESQLETDRRHIRHRVEIIESQLKRAEKVQENSRQKRNASSVFKLGLIGYTNAGKSSVFNALTNKIQYEKDELFATLDATTKEFSLKDEFMVTMTDTVGFIQDLPTELVQAFKSTLAESKNVDLLLHIVDASNPAHSLHEDVVTDIMSSLKMSDIPVLTVYNKLDLAEHFSPTVLPNVQISIKSETGVAILRQAIIDKISELFVPFDLRIPFSEAYRLPMIKKIALVDQIIELDEEEVYVVSGSIAQADKWRIV
- a CDS encoding YtxH domain-containing protein, translated to MAKKTGFLVGAILGVIGGAVAALATAPKEGKKLRKDVKDFYQDYKEDPKAKFDEVKDTALNFYDDKSGKIVDFSTDKFNEMKEKFDNGEMSTDKVKAFLVSKKAEIKAKVDSGELSKDTVMELLAATKDKLSDKVNEFKSDVTVADLEEEFALELDQEDLIDKADEAVDKVSDKAVETLEAGKALLNK
- a CDS encoding DUF948 domain-containing protein — translated: MGDTALIIIAVAVAILVLFLVILIVKMMKTVDEINRTIGVVTQDADVLLKQADTLMGKTNTLLEDINGKVATIDPLFTAVAELSDSVSRLNHTGNTFATRMKSTASNAGKATAVVTLGRGASKLFTKRKKKAEEKKK
- a CDS encoding SPFH domain-containing protein; amino-acid sequence: MLIILFVIIILVLASLSSLFFVVKQQSVAIVERFGKFTSLAHSGFHFKMPFGIDRIAARVQLRLLQNDMNVETKTQDNVFVQMTVATQYRVDEQNVTDAYYKLMNPGEQIKSYIEDALRSSVPKLTLDELFEKKDEIALEVQRQVAEEMSTYGYIIVKTLITKVEPDAEVKQSMNEINAAQRKRVAAQELANADKIKIVTAAEADAEKDRLHGVGIAEQRKAIVDGLAFSIKEMKDTGVDISEDQIMSILLTNQYLDTLNQFAINGNSSVFLPSQPNGIEDIRTQILTALAAKG
- the miaA gene encoding tRNA (adenosine(37)-N6)-dimethylallyltransferase MiaA, which produces MIKNKVIVIAGPTAVGKTALSIEIAKAYDGEIINGDSQQVYQDVHIGTAKATEEEQEAIKHHLIDIRALSETFSAHDFVRAANHAIADVLASGKLPIIVGGTGLYLQSLIEGYHLGGQGNHEEMRALRQKLDLLSDEDLFAQVSSHGIEIVQPNRRRAIRALELVTFGGDAENIVSDYEFMIIGLNMDRNGLYERINQRVDKMMAVGLLTEAKMLYDTLPDAQVARAIGYKEFFPYFSGQGTLEDAIELVKRNSRRYSKRQITWFKNRMAVDFLDVFASDFKAQASQKIERFLDDSN